A segment of the Gemmatimonadales bacterium genome:
GATGGGTCTCGAGGAAGAACCCGTCCGCGCCCGCGGCGGCGGCGGCCATCAGCAGCGCGGGGATGAACTCCCGCAGGCCCCCGCTGGCGCCCCCCTGCCCCTGGCCGGGCTGCTGCACGCTGTGCGTGCCGTCGAACACGACCGGGGCGCGGCACGCGGCGGCCAGCCGCGCGAAGTTCCGCATGTCCACCACCAGGTCGCCGTAGCCGAAGAACGTCCCGCGCTCCGTCACCGCCACCGCGGGGGCGCCGCCGCTCCGGACCTTCTCGACCGCGCCCGCCATGCCCTCCGGCGACATCCACTGCCCCTTCTTGACGTTGACCGGCTTGCCCGCGCCGCCGACGGCCACCAGCAGGTCCGTCTGCCGGCACAGGAAGGCCGGGACCTGCAGCACGTCGGCCACCGCCGCCGCGGCGGGGACCTGGGACGCGTCGTGCACATCGGTCAGGACCGGCAGCCCGGTGGCCCGGCGCACGCGGTCCAGGGCCGCGAGCCCCGCCTCGAGGCCGGGCCCGCGCGCGGCCGCGAGGCGCGAGCGGTTGGCCTTGTCGTACGACGCCTTGTAGGTGACGGAGATGCCGAGCCGGCGCGCGAGGTCCGCGAGGTGCTCGCCGACCCGGAGGTTCAGCCGGTCGTCCTCGACCACGCACGGGCCGGCGATGAGGAACGGGCCGGGCCCGAACGGCGCCGCCGCGGCCGTGCCCATTACGACGAGAGGGCGGCCGCGGGCTGGGCGGCGGCGGACGCCTCTCCGCGACGGCGGCGGACGTCGTACGCGGCCGCGATGAAGCTGGCGAACAGCGGGTGCGGCCGCGTCGGCCGCGACTTCAGCTCGGGGTGGAACTGACAGCCGATGAACCACGGGTGATCGGGCAGCTCGAGCATCTCGACCAGCGAGCCGTCGGGCGAGAGCCCCGTCAGCCGCATCCCGTGCTCCGCGAACAGGTCGCGATACCCGTTGTCCACCTCGTAGCGGTGGCGGTGCCGCTCGCTGGTCTCGGTGATCCCGTAGATCCGGGCGATCTGCGAGCCGGGACGCAGCCGGCAGGCGTAGGCCCCCAGCCGCATCGTCCCGCCAAGGTCCTGCACGTTGCGCTGCGAGGGCAGCAGCGAGACCACCGGGTTGCCGCACTCGGCCTCGAACTCCGACGAGTTGGCGTCCGCGATCCCGCACACGTTGCGCGCGAACTCGATGATCGCGACCTGCATCCCCAGGCAGATGCCGAAGAACGGCAGCCGCTTCTCGCGCGCCGCCTCCGCCGCCTGCACCATGCCCTCGATGCCGCGAATCCCGAAGCCGCCGGGGATCAGCAGCCCGTCGTAGGGGGCGAGCAGCTTCGTCGCGGTGTCGAAGTCGGTGAACCGGTCGCTGGAGATCCACTCCATCGTCACGCCGACGTTGTTGGCGATGCCGCCGTGGGTCAGCGCCTCCTGCACCGACTTGTACGCGTCCACCAGCTCGGTGTACTTGCCCACGATCGCGATCCGCACCCGGTCGTTGGGCCGGAGGATCTTCTCCACCATCTCGCGCCAGCCCTTGAGATCGGGCTCCGGCGTGTCGAGCCGCAGCCGCTGGCACACCTCGCGGTCCAGGCCCTGCTCGTGGAGCCGGAGCGGGATCTCGTAGATGCTCTTCACGTCCGGCGACTCGACCACGCAGCCGAAGTCCACGTTGCAGAACAGCGCGATCTTGCGCCGCAGCTCCTCGGGCAGCGGACGCTCGCTGCGGCAGATCAGGATGTCGGGCTGGATCCCGATCTCCATCAGCTCGCGCACCGAGTGCTGCGTGGGCTTGGTCTTGAGCTCGCCCGTGGCGGCGATGAACGGGACCAGCGTGAGGTGGATGAACAGCGAGTTGTCGCGGCCCACCTCCTGGCGGAACTGGCGGATGGCCTCGAGGAACGGCAGCGACTCGATGTCGCCCACCGTGCCCCCGATCTCCGTGATCACCACGTCGTGGTCCGGCGCCAGGCGGCGGATCGCGCCCTTGATCTCGTCGGTGATGTGGGGGATGACCTGCACCGTCGAGCCCAGGTACTCGCCCCGGCGCTCCTTGGTGATGACCGACTGGTAGATCCGCCCGGTCGTGATGTTGTTGGCCTGCGACAGCGACCGGTCGATGAACCGCTCGTAGTGACCCAGGTCCAGGTCGGTCTCGGCGCCGTCGTCGGTGACGTACACCTCGCCGTGCTGGAACGGCGACATCGTCCCGGGGTCCACGTTGATGTACGGGTCGAACTTCTGGATCGTGACCCGCAGCCCACGGTCCGCCAGGAGGCGCCCCAGCGAAGCGGCGGCGATGCCCTTCCCGAGGGAAGACACCACGCCGCCGGTCACGAACACGTACTTGGTCGCCTGCTGCTTGGTCCCGCCGCGCTCCACCACGCTACGGACCTCCTCTGGCGCTCAGGTGGGCCTCCGCGCGCCGCAAGTCGTCCTCGGTGTCGATCCCGGGCAGCGCCGGCTCCGCCAGCCGCGCCACCCCGATGGTCATGCCGTGGCCCAGCGGCCGCAGCTGCTCCAGCTTCTCGGCCTGCTCCGGGCCGGTGGGCGGCAGACCGACCCAGCGCGCCAACGCCGCGGGCCGGAACGCGTACACGCCCAGGTGCTGCCAGTACTGCGCCGCCGCCCCGGTGTCCCGCGGGTGCGGGATCAGGCTCCGGGAGAAGTACAGCGCCCGCCCGTCCTCACCGACGACCACCTTGACCACGTTCGGCGACGCCGCGGCGCGCGCGTCCACCGGCACCGCCGCGGTCCCCACGTCCGCGCCCCGCTCCACTTCCGCCACCGCGCCCCGGATCGCCTCGCGGGGCAGGAACGGCTCGTCGCCCTGCACGTTCACGATCACCTGGTACGGGGCGAACTCCACCAGCGCCGCCACCTCGGCCACGCGCGACGTGCCCGAGGCGTGCGTCTCCCGGGTCATCACCGCCCGGAATCCCGCCCGCTCGACCGCGGCCACCACCTCCCGCGCCTCGGTCGCGACCACCACGGTGTCGAGCGCACCCGACTCCTGCGCGTTGCGCACCACCCACTCGATCAGCGGCTTGCCGGCGAGCAGCCGCAGGGGCTTGCCCGGGAGCCGCTCCGCGCCGAGCCGGGCCGGAACGACTCCCAGGACCCTAGCGCCGTGCACGGAAGCGGGGCGTGCGTGCAAGAATCACACCGCAACCTAACAGGGAGCGCGACAACTGTCAAAGCATTGTGGGGAGCTTACTTACGATCTTGGTGGGGGGCTGCAATTTAAGCGTTCCGCCGGCGCTGCGCTAGGGGGTTCGGCAGCCGTCCAGGAAGTTGCGCAGGATGCCCTTGCCCACCGCCGTCCCGATGGACTCGGGGTGGAACTGGACCCCGTGAATCGGCAGCTCGCGGTGGCGGAGCGCCATCAGCTCCGGGTCGTCGTCCCGGTCCGCCGACCAGGCGGTGGCCACGAGGTCCTCCGGCAGCGCCGCCGGCTCGACCACGAGCGAGTGGTAGCGCATCGCCTCGAACGGCGAGGGAACGCCGGCCAGCACGCCGGTGCCGTCGTGGCGCACGGGGGAGGACTTGCCGTGCATCAGCCGCGTCGCACGGGCCACCCGGCCGCCGAACGCGACGGCGATGGCCTGGTGGCCCAGGCAGACCCCGAGCAGCGGCAGCCCCGCGTCGGCCGCCGCCCGCACCAGGCTCACCGAGATCCCCGCGCGCTCCGGCACGCCGGGCCCGGGGGAGATGACCACCCCCCGGGGCCCGGCGGCCAGCACGTCCTGCGCGGTGAGGGCGTCGTTGCGCTCGACCCGCGGCTCCGCGCCCAGCTCGCCGAGGTACTGGGCGAGGTTGTAGGTGAACGAGTCGTAGTTGTCGAGGACGAAGATCATCGCCCCGGCTACGGGAGCGTTTCCATCAGCGTGTTCACGTGGGTCTGCCCGCTGACGGTCATGTCCATCGTGCTGCGCACGAGGCGGCTGGCGTCCACATCGAACCGCGTCTCGCCGCCGCCCGAGCACGCCTCGCCGGCGGCCGAGCTGGCGGTGGTGGTGACGACGGCCACCCGGGCGCCGCCCTCGTGGTCCACGCGATCGAACTTCCAGGTGAGATGACACATCACCTGCCGGGCATTGCGGCCCGAGCCGACCGTCATCGGCATCGAGTCGGTCCAGGTGTAGCCGGGGCTGATCGAGCCCTCGGGCCAGGTCCGGCTGTTGGGTCCGTTGCTCGTATTGCCCTTGGTCATCATGTTGGCGACGAA
Coding sequences within it:
- the kdsA gene encoding 3-deoxy-8-phosphooctulonate synthase, which encodes MGTAAAAPFGPGPFLIAGPCVVEDDRLNLRVGEHLADLARRLGISVTYKASYDKANRSRLAAARGPGLEAGLAALDRVRRATGLPVLTDVHDASQVPAAAAVADVLQVPAFLCRQTDLLVAVGGAGKPVNVKKGQWMSPEGMAGAVEKVRSGGAPAVAVTERGTFFGYGDLVVDMRNFARLAAACRAPVVFDGTHSVQQPGQGQGGASGGLREFIPALLMAAAAAGADGFFLETHPDPDHAPSDGPNMIPLADLDRIVSRALDVWHTARGGRPHD
- a CDS encoding CTP synthase, which encodes MVERGGTKQQATKYVFVTGGVVSSLGKGIAAASLGRLLADRGLRVTIQKFDPYINVDPGTMSPFQHGEVYVTDDGAETDLDLGHYERFIDRSLSQANNITTGRIYQSVITKERRGEYLGSTVQVIPHITDEIKGAIRRLAPDHDVVITEIGGTVGDIESLPFLEAIRQFRQEVGRDNSLFIHLTLVPFIAATGELKTKPTQHSVRELMEIGIQPDILICRSERPLPEELRRKIALFCNVDFGCVVESPDVKSIYEIPLRLHEQGLDREVCQRLRLDTPEPDLKGWREMVEKILRPNDRVRIAIVGKYTELVDAYKSVQEALTHGGIANNVGVTMEWISSDRFTDFDTATKLLAPYDGLLIPGGFGIRGIEGMVQAAEAAREKRLPFFGICLGMQVAIIEFARNVCGIADANSSEFEAECGNPVVSLLPSQRNVQDLGGTMRLGAYACRLRPGSQIARIYGITETSERHRHRYEVDNGYRDLFAEHGMRLTGLSPDGSLVEMLELPDHPWFIGCQFHPELKSRPTRPHPLFASFIAAAYDVRRRRGEASAAAQPAAALSS
- the kdsB gene encoding 3-deoxy-manno-octulosonate cytidylyltransferase yields the protein MHGARVLGVVPARLGAERLPGKPLRLLAGKPLIEWVVRNAQESGALDTVVVATEAREVVAAVERAGFRAVMTRETHASGTSRVAEVAALVEFAPYQVIVNVQGDEPFLPREAIRGAVAEVERGADVGTAAVPVDARAAASPNVVKVVVGEDGRALYFSRSLIPHPRDTGAAAQYWQHLGVYAFRPAALARWVGLPPTGPEQAEKLEQLRPLGHGMTIGVARLAEPALPGIDTEDDLRRAEAHLSARGGP
- a CDS encoding aminodeoxychorismate/anthranilate synthase component II, with translation MIFVLDNYDSFTYNLAQYLGELGAEPRVERNDALTAQDVLAAGPRGVVISPGPGVPERAGISVSLVRAAADAGLPLLGVCLGHQAIAVAFGGRVARATRLMHGKSSPVRHDGTGVLAGVPSPFEAMRYHSLVVEPAALPEDLVATAWSADRDDDPELMALRHRELPIHGVQFHPESIGTAVGKGILRNFLDGCRTP